From the genome of uncultured Cohaesibacter sp., one region includes:
- a CDS encoding AsmA-like C-terminal domain-containing protein — protein sequence MGQVEQESASTRSTKQVNSQFEKFTINYSGKKGVYAVTSGVLRGPVLGATVSGTIDMRSKGLSLSGTYIPVYGVNNIFSRLPVLGRALGNRKNEGLLGVTYQIKGSMDNPTVVINPASILAPGALRKLFEFR from the coding sequence GTGGGGCAGGTCGAGCAGGAGAGTGCGAGCACGCGCTCGACGAAGCAGGTGAACAGCCAGTTCGAGAAATTCACGATCAATTATTCCGGCAAGAAAGGTGTCTATGCGGTGACGAGCGGCGTTTTGCGAGGGCCGGTTCTCGGGGCTACTGTCAGCGGAACCATCGACATGCGCAGCAAGGGGCTGTCCCTTTCGGGCACCTACATCCCTGTCTATGGCGTGAACAACATCTTCTCGCGGTTGCCGGTGCTCGGTCGGGCGCTGGGCAACCGGAAGAACGAGGGCCTGTTGGGAGTGACCTATCAGATCAAGGGCAGCATGGACAACCCGACCGTCGTGATCAACCCGGCCTCGATTCTCGCGCCCGGTGCCCTGCGAAAGCTGTTTGAATTCCGCTGA